A window from Argopecten irradians isolate NY chromosome 3, Ai_NY, whole genome shotgun sequence encodes these proteins:
- the LOC138318345 gene encoding uncharacterized protein produces MSAAAQFEDNTSISKLMAGALLMDNECNELPFTWPDSVVTSSASVKNEREANNFPPNVDCWQMQNHTSAFSNNYPYIQQQNNGYGPVQHNGSLNTATTTTNGDHGQGQNGLVSGNSALKPVQDQYRHKYGTYGNEKYPDYNIAVKAETCDTSKWSPCAVNSTPNFEQSRHVQSSVLGEQFSPKSFKSLDNGVGGGSISGKQTPGGSSTDLSGTKRPFELVESDDSDSKASGTDGSQSGGNGNRADWPCYCAPVDINVNQMITSGVTVAGYKPRKVICKRKKACVPSEQKDNGYWEKRKKNNDSARRSREAKKEKERNFYKRALELEYENHCLKERIAFLERKLELSMQQNPNFSCTDA; encoded by the coding sequence ATGTCTGCAGCAGCCCAATTTGAGGATAACACCAGCATTTCCAAGTTGATGGCCGGGGCACTTTTGATGGATAATGAATGCAATGAGCTTCCGTTTACATGGCCTGACAGTGTCGTCACTTCCTCGGCAAGTGTCAAAAATGAGCGGGAAGCTAACAACTTCCCTCCAAATGTGGACTGTTGGCAAATGCAAAACCACACATCAGCATTCTCAAATAACTACCCGTATATTCAACAGCAGAATAATGGATACGGGCCTGTCCAACACAATGGCAGCTTAAACACCGCCACTACCACCACAAATGGCGACCACGGTCAAGGTCAAAATGGACTCGTGTCCGGTAACAGTGCATTAAAACCCGTGCAAGACCAGTACCGACATAAGTACGGTACCTATGGTAACGAAAAATACCCCGATTATAATATAGCGGTGAAGGCTGAAACGTGTGATACCAGTAAGTGGAGTCCTTGTGCTGTTAATTCAACTCCGAACTTCGAACAGTCCAGACATGTCCAAAGTAGCGTACTGGGCGAACAATTCTCACCCAAGTCTTTCAAATCCTTAGATAACGGAGTCGGTGGGGGCAGTATTAGCGGCAAACAGACACCAGGAGGGTCCTCAACTGACCTTTCCGGGACAAAGAGACCATTCGAACTAGTAGAATCGGATGACAGTGATTCGAAAGCAAGCGGGACAGACGGCAGCCAAAGTGGCGGAAACGGAAATAGAGCGGACTGGCCGTGCTACTGCGCGCCAGTTGATATCAATGTCAACCAGATGATTACCAGCGGCGTAACAGTGGCCGGGTATAAACCAAGGAAAGTCATCTGTAAACGGAAAAAGGCATGCGTTCCATCCGAGCAAAAGGACAACGGATACTGGGAGAAAAGGAAGAAAAACAATGACTCGGCTCGACGTTCCAGGGAGGCCAAGAAAGAAAAGGAGCGCAACTTTTACAAACGTGCGCTCGAGCTGGAATATGAAAACCACTGTTTGAAAGAGAGAATTGCCTTTCTTGAAAGAAAACTAGAACTTTCGATGCAACAAAATCCTAATTTTAGTTGCACCGATGCATAG